The proteins below come from a single Vitis vinifera cultivar Pinot Noir 40024 chromosome 9, ASM3070453v1 genomic window:
- the LOC109123158 gene encoding LOW QUALITY PROTEIN: probable disease resistance RPP8-like protein 2 (The sequence of the model RefSeq protein was modified relative to this genomic sequence to represent the inferred CDS: inserted 2 bases in 2 codons; deleted 1 base in 1 codon; substituted 1 base at 1 genomic stop codon), producing the protein MAEVVVSFVVEMLGDLLIQKSRFRWKIKDIQIKISDLTRSLETYGIVGVRKGDQNLSSTYRQRLQLRRTYSHMVEEDVVGLEERISELVDRLVRDDKCQLVSICGMGCLGKTTLARKVYHQGQVRSPFDGFAWVYISQQCQPKDVLQGILIYLTSATSSEKIEISHMREEERVKKLYQVQQEKKCLVILHDIWTTQAHDNLRPAFPIGQAASKILLTTRNKDVAIHADPQGFLHEPWYLTEEQSWQLLQRKAMPSRRDPTDLTWKTLGTEMVRRCGGLPLALVVLGGLLATKKHTLKEWEKVHRNIGSYXEGVKAMKKHMXGISEVLALSYYGLAYQLKPCFLYLGHFPEDFDIPTKKIXCEWAAEGIVGPVEGERVEDLAEHYLDELIDRCMIQAGKRSLSGNVTTCRLLDLMRDLCLSKAKEENFLEVIHLQDGNKTAIGDFSSSSMVSLVRQSTVKVRRLAIHLDQGVNIFIPSKHEKSLPIRSLLYFHELGIRNWEKLKLTVSRCRHHQVTRAQCFPLRPHQAILWGSNLEEDPMVTLEKLPHLKFLSLSETFIGMKTVCSENGFPQLKYLSLSLFPNVEKWRVNEGTTHSLCNLRIMKCQQLKEDPDGLRSIATLQKMEVSGMPETILVDRLRGGEDFPKVQHIPSIEFME; encoded by the exons ATGGCTGAAGTAgttgtttcatttgttgtagAAATGCTTGGTGATTTGCTCATTCAAAAATCAAGATTCCGATGGAAG ATCAAGGATATCCAAATCAAGATCTCAGACCTCACAAGAAGTTTAGAAACTTATGGCATAGTTGGGGTGAGAAAAGGTGATCAGAACTTGAGTTCTACATATAGGCAGCGACTGCAGCTGAGGCGGACTTATTCCCACATGGTTGAAGAGGATGTTGTTGGCTTGGAGGAGAGGATAAGCGAATTGGTGGATCGATTGGTGAGAGACGACAAGTGCCAACTTGTTTCAATTTGTGGGATGGGT TGTTTAGGCAAGACAACCCTTGCCAGAAAGGTTTATCATCAAGGTCAAGTCAGGAGTCCTTTTGATGGTTTTGCTTGGGTTTACATATCACAGCAGTGCCAACCAAAAGATGTTTTGCAAGGAATTTTAATATATCTGACCTCTGCTACCAGTAGTGAGAAGATTGAGATTTCTCATATGAGAGAAGAAGAGCGAGTGAAGAAGCTCTATCAGGTCCAACAAGAGAAAAAATGTTTGGTGATCCTTCATGACATTTGGACAACTCAAGCCCATGATAACCTTCGACCCGCCTTCCCAATTGGGCAAGCAGCCAGCAAAATTCTGCTCACAACGCGCAATAAAGATGTGGCTATCCACGCAGATCCGCAAGGCTTTCTCCATGAGCCATGGTATCTGACTGAAGAACAGAGCTGGCAGCTCCTACAAAGAAAAGCAATGCCTTCAAGAAGAGACCCAACAG ACCTTACATGGAAAACACTGGGGACAGAAATGGTGAGACGTTGCGGTGGTTTACCACTGGCTCTAGTTGTGCTTGGAGGGCTTCTAGCAACAAAAAAACACACATTGAAAGAGTGGGAGAAAGTGCACCGAAACATTGGATCATATTAAGAAGGGGTAAAGGCCATGAAGAAGCACA AGGGGATATCTGAGGTGTTAGCTTTGAGTTACTATGGCTTGGCATACCAATTGAAACCATGTTTTCTCTATTTGGGTCATTTTCCAGAGGATTTTGACATACCCACCAAAAAAA GATGCGAATGGGCGGCTGAAGGAATAGTAGGCCCTGTGGAGGGAGAAAGAGTGGAAGATCTCGCAGAGCATTACTTAGATGAGCTGATAGATAGGTGTATGATTCAAGCAGGTAAAAGGAGCTTGAGTGGTAATGTAACAACTTGTCGTCTTCTTGACCTTATGCGAGACTTATGCTTGTCAAAGGCAAAAGAAGAGAACTTTCTGGAAGTCATTCATCTCCAGGATGGAAACAAGACTGCAATAGgtgatttctcttcttcttccatggTGTCATTAGTAAGGCAAAGTACTGTTAAAGTCCGTAGACTAGCCATCCACTTGGATCAAGGCGTCAATATATTTATCCCCtcaaaacatgaaaaatctTTGCCCATCAGGTCccttttatattttcatgaaCTTGGGATAAGAAATTGGGAGAAACTGAAActt ACTGTATCTCGCTGCAGGCATCACCAGGTTACCAGAGCACAATGCTTTCCCTTAAGGCCTCACCAAGCTATTTTGTGGGGCTCTAATCTTGAGGAAGACCCAATGGTAACGTTGGAGAAGCTACCTCACTTAAAATTTCTCTCACTATCGGAAACATTCATTGGCATGAAAACGGTTTGCTCAGAAAATGGCTTTCCACAGCTCAAATatttgtctctttctctcttccCCAATGTGGAGAAGTGGAGAGTGAATGAAGGAACCACGCACAGTCTCTGCAATTTGAGGATCATGAAGTGTCAACAACTGAAGGAAGATCCTGATGGATTGAGGTCCATTGCCACACTCCAGAAAATGGAGGTAAGTGGGATGCCAGAGACAATCCTAGTCGACAGACTCAGAGGAGGAGAGGATTTTCCTAAAGTTCAGCACATTCCTTCCATTGAATTCATGGAGTAA